Proteins encoded in a region of the Terriglobia bacterium genome:
- a CDS encoding HEAT repeat domain-containing protein — MDMVEKQQDGWIYACSALVKSKDARVLPFFIKLLSRNFFAKEPDGTRKRYGLGSKNGCTEIPFVFGGVIASSLGEIGDKRAMPILKDAAIQGDPEVRRNAYRAMYALGGLSLDELFDMAKKNSDPRVNIADLITSIGWASIHSNPRIAMEIFDRIIAELPNDEYEVASAHFWKVQCLEVLKRYADAMRECEEVLKFPQFENLTWQIRAKEPELRAVVQQMPR; from the coding sequence ATGGATATGGTGGAAAAGCAGCAGGACGGCTGGATATATGCCTGTTCCGCGCTCGTCAAGTCCAAAGATGCGCGAGTCTTACCTTTTTTTATCAAACTCTTGAGTCGCAATTTCTTTGCGAAGGAACCCGATGGAACCAGAAAACGATATGGACTGGGGAGCAAGAATGGATGCACTGAGATTCCTTTTGTCTTCGGTGGTGTGATTGCCAGCAGTCTCGGTGAAATAGGGGACAAGCGAGCAATGCCGATTTTGAAAGACGCGGCAATCCAAGGAGATCCTGAGGTCAGAAGGAACGCATATCGAGCTATGTATGCACTCGGAGGACTGTCGCTCGATGAACTCTTTGATATGGCGAAAAAGAATTCGGATCCAAGGGTGAACATAGCTGACCTCATAACGAGCATTGGGTGGGCGAGCATCCATTCCAATCCGCGCATCGCAATGGAGATTTTCGATCGGATTATTGCTGAACTCCCGAATGATGAATACGAGGTCGCCTCAGCGCACTTTTGGAAAGTGCAGTGCCTTGAAGTCCTGAAGCGGTATGCTGATGCCATGAGGGAATGCGAAGAGGTGCTGAAGTTTCCACAATTCGAAAATCTCACTTGGCAAATTAGAGCCAAGGAGCCAGAACTCCGGGCAGTGGTACAACAGATGCCGCGATGA
- a CDS encoding DUF3795 domain-containing protein produces MTRMMSACGVLCSDCPAYHGGARGVAHQKRTVAAWQRIYHLNETVENISCGGCLGPDEELFHTSRTCKARHCCRTKGFGTCAECDVKECADLEKAQSLWDVVPDLGRNLSREEFVTYAQPYCDHRRRLTEARRALRRRAR; encoded by the coding sequence ATGACTAGGATGATGTCCGCTTGCGGAGTTCTGTGCTCGGATTGTCCGGCCTACCATGGGGGCGCCAGGGGGGTGGCGCACCAGAAGCGAACCGTGGCTGCCTGGCAGAGGATTTACCATTTGAACGAGACGGTCGAAAACATCTCTTGTGGCGGTTGTCTCGGTCCAGACGAAGAACTGTTTCACACCAGCCGCACCTGCAAGGCGCGCCACTGCTGTCGGACGAAGGGTTTCGGTACCTGTGCGGAATGTGATGTGAAAGAGTGTGCGGATCTGGAGAAAGCCCAATCGTTGTGGGATGTGGTGCCGGATTTGGGCAGGAACTTATCCCGCGAAGAGTTCGTCACGTATGCTCAACCTTACTGCGATCATCGCCGCCGATTGACCGAGGCACGTCGGGCACTTCGTCGACGGGCGCGATAA
- a CDS encoding TlpA family protein disulfide reductase → MIGQATPSGPSSNCGDWLAIAHYQLGLVLMYEGSDKRKDELFTRAHDEMTKALAAFANFPAAVFADGQVLARLRQDEAAKAQFERFVKMRPAGDVDRQRALRYISQPELARARMAPPFAVTTLDGQRVSLDDLKGKVVLVDFWATWCGPCRAALPHLRKIADSFQGQPLVVLSVSLDSDEQKWKEFISKNRMTWLQCRDGGFTGPVAKLFGVEAIPHTFTIDADGVLQDEHIGDASIEGKLKKLVRQAQEAQSAQKPGQ, encoded by the coding sequence TTGATCGGCCAGGCGACCCCATCCGGGCCCTCTTCAAATTGTGGCGATTGGCTGGCCATTGCTCACTACCAACTCGGCCTGGTGCTGATGTACGAGGGGTCGGACAAACGCAAGGATGAACTCTTCACGCGAGCCCACGACGAGATGACCAAGGCGCTGGCGGCATTTGCGAACTTCCCGGCGGCAGTTTTTGCCGACGGCCAGGTGCTCGCCCGGTTGAGACAGGACGAGGCGGCGAAGGCGCAGTTCGAGCGGTTTGTGAAGATGAGGCCTGCGGGCGATGTGGATCGCCAACGTGCGCTGCGCTATATCAGCCAGCCCGAACTGGCACGCGCACGGATGGCGCCGCCCTTTGCGGTCACTACACTTGATGGACAGCGGGTTTCGCTCGACGATCTGAAAGGAAAGGTCGTGTTAGTCGACTTCTGGGCGACCTGGTGTGGACCCTGCCGGGCCGCGCTCCCGCATTTACGCAAGATCGCTGACAGTTTTCAAGGCCAACCTCTGGTTGTGCTGAGCGTGAGTCTCGACAGCGATGAACAGAAGTGGAAGGAGTTCATCTCGAAAAACCGGATGACCTGGCTGCAGTGCCGCGACGGCGGGTTCACGGGGCCGGTGGCGAAGCTGTTCGGCGTTGAGGCCATTCCGCACACCTTCACCATCGATGCCGACGGCGTGCTCCAGGATGAACACATCGGCGACGCCTCGATCGAGGGCAAGTTGAAGAAGTTGGTGCGACAGGCGCAGGAGGCGCAGTCGGCACAGAAGCCGGGACAATAA
- a CDS encoding PadR family transcriptional regulator, with translation MSKPTDLVQGTLDLLILKTLALEPMHGWGIAQRIRQVSMEVLQVHQGALYPALHRLEQSGWIRAKWGESDNNRRAKYYSLTAAGRKYLEQEQANWHRLAAAIGLVLETT, from the coding sequence ATGAGCAAACCGACGGATCTGGTTCAGGGGACGCTGGACCTGCTGATCCTCAAGACCCTGGCGCTTGAGCCCATGCACGGGTGGGGCATCGCCCAGCGAATCCGGCAAGTGTCGATGGAAGTGCTCCAGGTGCATCAGGGGGCGTTGTACCCCGCCCTGCATCGCCTCGAGCAAAGCGGATGGATCCGGGCCAAATGGGGGGAGTCCGACAACAATCGCCGCGCCAAGTACTATTCACTCACAGCGGCAGGACGCAAGTACCTGGAGCAGGAGCAAGCCAACTGGCACAGGCTCGCCGCCGCCATCGGCCTGGTTCTGGAAACGACCTGA